The following coding sequences are from one Haliotis asinina isolate JCU_RB_2024 chromosome 3, JCU_Hal_asi_v2, whole genome shotgun sequence window:
- the LOC137277487 gene encoding uncharacterized protein isoform X1 → MHDPGLCRDNRRDYVSGPATDEQVGLLQKYTVTEDTNGGYFTDNLRSSAVLDGSNFTNEKLKPEDNGQPPFAPPPRSPGHALPPKDDGGGKLCARNIRTREVILIVIGCVLLIGAAVGTAVAIILSQADSSSSSTSTTSSPSTSSSLTTPAHISYDGSLTLQHGWKGTEKELNTNFSSEMDIIIEDTPLEESYTGSNVRGYSEETSKLAFTLFFTSGLLDFEVPTPSPGVTDRHGYFIENQLRDSVASKHSSLGIDSKTIEIIEHIPTSSLSSTTASSTSDTTSSSISASTSTSSSSSSAAPSTSTPSTTAYPSSAVTTQTTTTLKSTTTTVPLPPTQCFPLAFELCRSVGYNITYLPNMWGSNTEDQAISHFYQIVNNTLQSECSPLTLFYFCGLFFPECNIYHQFIYPCVEVCEAVNRNCIEENTLRINCSFFNTSNPCLSPPSSLTTTAAPVTTTRPDSCTALTLDTCRNVGYNRIFLPNIMLHSSMGDAVNGFNMLPETIVSSNCSHLVTFYLCGLYFPECSEDGEPLYPCKSVCEELAATCGSSVTMFGCDFHDRYDNCIAAPTTTPTPSTTTTITTTTTAATTTTPDKCIVFEEELCNRIGFNRTLLPNVFRIGTIDVAKGYFAQFPKSIVQAECSPLTEFYVCGLIFPKCGDDGQMLQPCRNVCQAIRRDCTTSVSMFDCEGQMFSDTNCLKPPPELLTTTTTSATTTSTTTTTTTVHPAVCTNMAPFTKCADLGYNTTIFPNLFGDRAMDTAVANFDYFAGPSLQNNCSSIGLDFFCALLFPRCEETPGFKGMQPCKDFCDAVVESCASYLPFPFDCNFLPTDPKKCIGAPYTPPTRGPPICVNQTFGYCREEGFTNTRLPNWFSETASGSVVAFNQYGKSTIESGCSYMAKFFYCGIFFPQCEEDGNVTLPCRSVCDEMTAKCGSVWSFPMDCRVFPNDTEKCLHPPAPPTTTTAVAPSTTQPLAGCRRMTVDLCKVFGYNVTYLPDGWAYTSLEEAFKAYETYGERGVALGCSQKAMFYFCSVLFPPCVNGKKQKPCRDVCQDINDNCLWTKDLFRQDCDILSDPNESTCIRPEPKTPCRSDEFSCFGTNKCVPKYSVCNRNNDCGDWSDEKNCPACNEFQYRCEMGFCIKSYQRCNGVVDCPDRSDEINCTCSNGQYPCTDGTCIMSEWVCDGENDCSNGKDEADCGACRRSEFACRSGECLPLDQHCDGTPQCVDHSDESQCIFAPEEKRPFSLRFEQEGLIPVCASNFNASLADLACRKLGHTGHQEWRTVRHVVFAYAVIDGVGPETTVIGRATIRGSCPGSSAVVLKCHPKECGHPKPHRVSYIVNGNNAIDGEWPWQASIQRKGKHFCGGALVSPNFIVTAAHCVEAYTSDHRNIEVVLGASNVSAKEPQQQRYKVKSLTIHNHIYHQKNDIALVQIDGTVNYTDYIRPICLPGKDDVFTKTTKCYAAGWGMTKADGPASQWLKDAKMRLWNTAKCNGSYAWNGAISETHLCAGYYSGLISICVGDSGGPLMCQTNDNNWKLVGVASYVARGCNVPARPSVFSDVNVFKEWIEDKIECKFRCKNGNCIFDREKLCDRKNDCGDNSDEIELCNTSVNCTFDDKFLCGYNGSWHLRTQSDYDNRYPLYDHTHGAYPGMFMIAKSRGKALASPRFTINTTHCASFYYHMRGPVTGGLQVWTHRLPEQGQNDWLPVFRRNQYMGEDNWVRGEFTITPESYEIVFFSDEQGRIAVDDFMLAPGACANSGCPDDMVACTSGLTLQCIKKSMQCNMVADCEKGEDESSCTAPSLSCDFESGLECGLRQATDDDTHAEWRMMNASSSDRKVTDNTFRNESGVMLLLDTNYLLEDKEVKMHQNLILNQPNSCLKFSYYSNSPGSMQITYTRNGSGVANLLWSIKNRRTLGWAKTQVDIPVSGSIKLEYTVIGGVYDLTYKPFIAIDDIHITEGSCGLFDCEPDLMPCTSENYCLPMTSFCDRRVDCNDASDEAGCTCTPEEFKCPDGPCIPMEKTCDRHKDCLDDTDEAEICAHLVSVSCDFENHFLCGYTFNDTAYKWAQHAGETITPSTGPKSDHTYGNKTGHYIYADGTDGVTNAITTLESPSFASTGNGVVFYYQIYSAFQQYPQFQKMHLGNLTVKVRDNTDGAVTVVFQDKADGNQRWKHHCVDLPVSQNLTLVFIAQRGNRTQADVALDDVKLLSSSCIEEIRNPHSTTATTAAPANGCPEGKRMCQNGMCAPQEYFCDGYPYDCVDNSDELNC, encoded by the exons ATTCGtcgtcttcatcaacatcaacTACATCATCTCCgtccacatcatcatcattaacaACACCAG caCATATATCATACGATGGCAGTTTAACATTACAGCACGGATGGAAGGGTACGGAGAAAGAGTTAAACACAAACTTTTCAAGTGAG ATGGATATCATAATAGAAGACACTCCTTTAGAGGAATCATACACAGGCTCTAATGTCCGGGGTTATAG TGAAGAAACTAGCAAGTTAGCATTCACTCTGTTTTTCACATCCGGGCTACTGGACTTCGAGGTGCCTACCCCTAGCCCGGGGGTGACCGACCGGCACGGGTACTTCATCGAGAACCAGCTCAGGGACTCCGTTGCCAGCAAGCACAGTTCCCTGGGAATAGATTCAAAAACTATAGAAATTATTG AACACATTCCAACTTCTTCATTATCATCCACGACAG CTTCATCAACATCAGATACGACATCCTCATCAATAtcagcatcaacatcaacatcatcatcatcatcatcagcggCACCGTCAACATCAACTCCATCCACAACAGCGTATCCAT CTTCAGCAGTTACAACACAAACGACGACAACATTAAaaagtactactactactgtgcCGTTGCCGCCAA CTCAGTGTTTCCCTCTTGCCTTCGAACTCTGCCGCAGTGTCGGTTACAACATCACGTACTTGCCAAACATGTGGGGGAGCAATACAGAAGACCAGGCTATCTCTCATTTCTACCAAATCGTCAACAACACCCTGCAATCTGAGTGCTCCCCTCTCACTCTGTTTTACTTCTGTGGACTTTTCTTCCCTGAGTGCAACATTTACCATCAATTCATCTACCcttgtgttgaagtgtgtgagG CTGTCAACCGAAATTGCATCGAGGAAAACACCCTTCGCATTAACTGCAGCTTCTTCAACACCAGTAATCCATGTCTGTCACCACCGTCCTCGCTCACAACGACGGCAGCACCTGTCACCACCACTCGACCTG ACTCTTGTACAGCTTTGACGTTGGACACTTGCAGAAATGTTGGCTACAACAGGATTTTTCTTCCAAATATCATGCTTCATAGTTCTATGGGGGATGCTGTGAACGGGTTCAACATGCTTCCGGAAACAATCGTGAGCTCCAATTGTTCCCACCTTGTGACTTTCTATCTCTGTGGATTATACTTCCCCGAGTGCAGCGAGGATGGAGAACCGTTATATCCTTGCAAGTCTGTATGTGAAG AGCTTGCTGCAACTTGTGGGTCGTCCGTTACGATGTTTGGTTGTGACTTCCATGACAGATACGACAACTGCATCGCTgcaccaacaacaacaccaacaccaagtACAACTACAACTATTACCACGACCACTACTGCCGCAACTACAACAACACCAG ataaATGCATCGTGTTTGAAGAAGAGTTGTGTAACAGGATCGGATTTAACAGGACGCTGCTGCCCAATGTATTCAGAATAGGGACAATAGATGTTGCCAAGGGGTATTTCGCCCAATTTCCGAAGAGTATAGTCCAAGCAGAGTGCTCCCCCTTGACAGAATTTTATGTCTGTGGTTTAATTTTTCCAAAATGTGGAGATGACGGCCAGATGCTGCAGCCGTGTAGAAATGTGTGTCAAG CGATTCGGCGAGACTGTACTACGTCGGTGTCCATGTTCGACTGTGAAGGTCAGATGTTCAGCGACACTAACTGCCTCAAGCCTCCACCTGAACTActtacaacaacaaccacatcggcaacaacCACCTCgacaaccacaacaacaacgacaGTCCATCCTG CGGTTTGTACAAACATGGCACCGTTTACCAAATGTGCAGATTTGGGGTATAACACGACTATATTTCCAAATCTGTTTGGAGATAGAGCCATGGATACTGCAGTTGCAAACTTTGATTATTTTGCGGGACCAAGTCTTCAGAATAACTGTTCCTCCATCGGACTCGACTTCTTCTGTGCCTTGCTCTTCCCTAGATGCGAGGAAACACCCGGCTTCAAAGGGATGCAACCTTGCAAAGACTTCTGTGACG CTGTGGTTGAAAGCTGTGCGAGTTACCTGCCCTTTCCATTTGATTGTAACTTCCTTCCCACCGACCCGAAGAAGTGCATCGGAGCTCCCTACACCCCACCAACTCGGGGACCAC CTATTTGTGTGAACCAGACGTTTGGTTATTGTCGAGAGGAAGGGTTCACCAACACCCGCCTCCCCAACTGGTTCTCAGAGACAGCCTCGGGGTCTGTGGTTGCTTTCAACCAATATGGCAAGTCCACTATAGAGTCCGGCTGTTCCTACATGGCCAAGTTTTTCTACTGTGGAATATTTTTCCCTCAGTGTGAAGAGGACGGAAATGTCACCTTACCTTGCAGAAGCGTGTGTGACG aaatgacaGCTAAGTGTGGCTCGGTGTGGAGTTTCCCTATGGACTGTCGAGTGTTTCCCAATGACACAGAAAAGTGTCTTCACCCCCCGGCGCCACCCACTACAACCACAGCTGTGGCCCCCTCCACAACTCAGCCCTTGG CTGGATGTCGACGGATGACAGTCGATCTGTGCAAGGTGTTCGGCTACAACGTCACCTACCTCCCCGACGGCTGGGCCTACACGTCCCTGGAGGAAGCCTTCAAGGCGTACGAGACGTACGGGGAAAGAGGCGTGGCTCTCGGGTGTTCACAGAAGGCCATGTTTTACTTCTGCTCCGTCTTGTTTCCACCGTGTGTTAACGGCAAGAAGCAGAAGCCATGTAGGGACGTATGTCAAG ACATCAACGACAACTGCCTGTGGACGAAGGACTTGTTCCGGCAAGATTGTGACATCCTGTCTGATCCTAACGAAAGCACCTGCATCAGACCTGAGCCAAAAACAC CATGTAGGTCGGACGAATTCTCATGTTTTGGCACGAATAAATGTGTCCCGAAGTACTCCGTCTGCAACAGAAACAATGACTGTGGGGATTGGTCGGATGAGAAGAATTGTCCGG CCTGCAATGAGTTCCAGTACAGGTGCGAGATGGGATTCTGCATCAAGTCCTATCAGAGATGTAATGGCGTAGTGGACTGTCCAGACCGGAGTGACGAGATCAATTGTA CGTGTAGTAACGGACAATATCCCTGCACTGATGGGACCTGTATAATGTCGGAGTGGGTCTGTGATGGCGAGAACGACTGCAGCAACGGAAAGGATGAAGCAGACTGTG GTGCGTGCAGAAGGTCGGAGTTTGCCTGTCGGAGTGGCGAGTGTCTGCCGCTAGACCAACACTGTGACGGCACTCCTCAGTGTGTGGACCACTCCGACGAGAGCCAATGTA TCTTTGCTCCTGAAGAAAAGCGTCCCTTCAGTCTGAGATTCGAGCAGGAAGGTCTAATTCCAGTGTGTGCCTCGAACTTTAACGCAAGTCTGGCAGACCTTGCGTGCAGGAAGCTCGGACACAC GGGTCATCAAGAATGGCGGACGGTCAGGCATGTTGTATTTGCCTATGCAGTCATTGACGGTGTGGGGCCAGAGACCACGGTCATCGGTCGTGCCACAATCAG AGGCAGCTGCCCTGGTTCGTCCGCTGTAGTTTTAAAATGTCACCCTAAAG AGTGTGGACATCCCAAACCCCACCGTGTCTCCTACATCGTCAACGGCAACAACGCCATCGACGGAGAGTGGCCCTGGCAGGCCTCCATACAAAGGAAGGGAAAGCACTTCTGCGGCGGCGCCCTCGTCAGTCCCAACTTCATCGTTACGGCAGCTCACTGTGTAGA GGCGTACACAAGTGACCACAGGAACATTGAGGTGGTTCTTGGAGCGTCCAACGTCAGTGCTAAGGAACCGCAGCAACAACGCTACAAAGTCAAGAGTCTGACCATCCACAACCACATCTACCACCAGAAGAACGACATCGCCCTTGTCCAGATCGACGGCACTGTCAACTATACTGACTACATCCGGCCTATATGTCTTCCCGGCAAGGACGACGTGTTCACCAAGACTACCAAGTGTTACGCAGCCGGATGGGGAATGACCAAAGCAGACG GTCCTGCCTCCCAGTGGTTAAAGGATGCCAAGATGCGGCTGTGGAACACGGCCAAGTGTAACGGGTCCTACGCCTGGAACGGCGCCATCAGCGAGACCCATCTCTGTGCCGGCTACTACTCCGGCCTCATCTCCATCTGCGTG GGTGACAGTGGCGGTCCTTTGATGTGCCAGACTAATGACAACAACTGGAAGTTGGTGGGTGTGGCCAGCTACGTGGCCAGAGGTTGCAACGTCCCCGCTCGCCCATCTGTCTTCAGTGACGTGAACGTTTTCAAAGAGTGGATTGAAGACAAAATAG AGTGCAAGTTCCGCTGCAAGAATGGCAACTGTATATTTGACCGGGAGAAATTGTGTGACCGGAAGAACGACTGTGGAGACAACTCGGACGAGATCGAACTCTGTA ACACATCTGTCAACTGCACGTTTGATGACAAGTTCCTGTGCGGTTACAACGGCAGCTGGCATCTGCGCACTCAGAGTGACTACGACAACCGTTACCCTCTGTACGACCACACCCACGGCGCCTATCCAG GTATGTTTATGATCGCCAAGTCTCGCGGGAAGGCCCTTGCGTCCCCTCGTTTCACCATCAACACCACCCACTGTGCCAGCTTCTACTACCACATGCGGGGACCAGTAACTGGCGGACTTCAGGTGTGGACTCACAGACTACCGGAACAGGGCCAGAATGACTGGTTACCTGTCTTCCGTAGAAACCAGTACATGGGCGAAGACAACTGGGTGCGGGGGGAGTTCACAATCACCCCTGAATCCTATGAGATTGTCTTCTTCTCGGATGAGCAGGGTAGGATCGCTGTCGATGATTTCATGCTGGCGCCAGGAGCCTGTGCCAACAGTG GTTGCCCTGACGACATGGTGGCGTGTACTTCCGGTCTCACTCTGCAGTGTATCAAGAAGAGCATGCAGTGCAACATGGTGGCTGACTGTGAGAAGGGAGAGGATGAGTCGAGTTGTACGGCGCCATCTTTGTCATGTGACTTTGAGAGCGGCCTGGAGTGTGGACTGAGACAGGCGACGGATGATGACACACATGCCGAATGGAGGATGATGAATGCCTCAAGCTCGGATAGAAAGGTCACTGACAATACCTTCCGAAACGAATCAG GTGTGATGCTCCTCCTAGACACGAACTATCTTCTGGAGGACAAGGAAGTGAAGATGCACCAGAATCTCATTCTCAACCAGCCCAACAGCTGTCTCAAGTTCAGTTACTACAGTAACTCACCAGGTTCCATGCAG ATTACGTACACAAGGAACGGTTCCGGTGTTGCCAATCTCCTATGGAGCATCAAGAACAGGCGAACCCTTGGCTGGGCGAAGACGCAGGTGGACATCCCCGTATCCGGCAGCATTAAGCTGGAATACACCGTCATCGGTGGCGTATACGACCTCACCTACAAACCCTTCATTGCAATAGATGACATTCACATAACTGAAGGAAGCTGTGGTCTGTTTG ACTGTGAGCCAGACCTGATGCCATGTACGTCTGAGAACTATTGTCTACCAATGACCAGTTTCTGCGACCGTCGTGTTGACTGTAATGACGCGAGTGACGAAGCCGGATGta CATGCACTCCGGAAGAGTTCAAGTGTCCTGACGGTCCATGCATACCGATGGAGAAGACCTGTGACCGGCACAAGGACTGTTTAGACGACACAGATGAGGCAGAAATATGTG CGCATCTTGTGTCTGTCAGCTGTGATTTTGAAAACCACTTTCTCTGCGGTTACACATTTAACGATACAGCATATAAGTGGGCGCAACATGCAGGGGAGACAATCACGCCTAGCACTGGACCAAAGTCGGACCATACTTACGGAAATAAAACAG GTCATTACATCTACGCTGACGGCACCGATGGGGTCACGAATGCAATAACAACACTGGAGTCGCCCTCATTCGCCTCCACCGGCAACGGCGTTGTCTTCTACTACCAGATCTATAGCGCGTTCCAACAGTACCCTCAGTTCCAGAAGATGCACCTTGGAAACCTGACGGTGAAGGTTCGGGACAATACTGATGGTGCCGTCACGGTTGTGTTCCAAGACAAAGCCGACGGCAATCAAAGATGGAAACATCACTGTGTGGACCTACCTGTGTCACAGAACCTCACGCTGGTGTTCATAGCTCAGAGAGGCAATAGGACGCAAGCCGATGTGGCGCTGGATGATGTGAAACTTTTAAGCAGCAGCTGCATAGAAG